In Mytilus trossulus isolate FHL-02 chromosome 6, PNRI_Mtr1.1.1.hap1, whole genome shotgun sequence, a single window of DNA contains:
- the LOC134722885 gene encoding uncharacterized protein LOC134722885, whose product MCLEMQTNALPLTQTLKALCHHDSGHGSFTAFTATLNSNSIKWRKGDIVKYTRVLTNIGNTYNTHTGIFTVVTDGVYAVSAAMIGGPKHQTTHYSIRKNGHVMVWLFTGPKFDMAAQTINLALRKGDRLWIVLEWLPVLISHIVHPYHQFSAVLIKPGKF is encoded by the exons ATGTGCCTTGAAATGCAAACTAATGCTTTACCcttgacacagacattaaaagCTTTATGTCACC ATGATAGTGGTCATGGTTCATTTACTGCATTTACAGCCACTTTAAATTCGAATAGTATAAAATGGAGAAAAGGAGATATAGTGAAATACACCCGTGTCCTCACTAATATTGGCAACACTTACAATACCCACACGGGTATTTTTACTGTAGTTACGGATGGTGTTTACGCTGTGTCAGCTGCTATGATAGGAGGCCCAAAACATCAAACCACTCATTATTCTATCAGGAAAAATGGACACGTGATGGTGTGGCTATTCACTGGTCCGAAATTCGACATGGCAGCCCAAACCATCAACCTTGCACTGAGGAAAGGAGACAGACTTTGGATTGTACTGGAATGGCTTCCCGTTCTCATTTCTCATATTGTACATCCTTATCATCAATTTAGTGCAGTTCTGATAAAGCcaggaaaattttga